The Hymenobacter swuensis DY53 genome includes the window GGCAACGCCGTCTTCAAAACCGCTAAATCGGCCTACATCAAGGAGCTGGCCCCGCTGAAAGTGCAGGCTTCGGCCACGCCGCTCGTGAAGATGGGCGAACATACCGTCATTGCTACCGCCAAAGTGGGCAAGGGCACCGTGCTGGCCGTCGGCGACCCGTGGCTGTACAACGAGTACGTGGACGGCCGCAAGATTCCGGCCTCATTCGAGAACTACAACGCCGCCCACGACCTGGCGACCTGGCTGCTGCAACAGTCCGGCCGCAAATAGCGGCGCACACCCGGGCCGGCCGTTTAGTGAGTGTGCCGCTGGCCCAGGTGCTGCCGCCCGTCATTCCGACCAACGGGAGGAGTCTGAGGTTCGGCCCAGCCGGATTCCGCAGAAGCCACCGGTTGGTCGAAATGATGGTTTTTGGTCTTACCTGCAACAACCCAACTCCATCTGTCATCCTGAGCGGAGCGAAGGATCTTCAGTTGAACGACAATCGTGAAAACGACTCGTGCTGATGTGTTAAGGTCCTTCGCTCCGCTCAGGATGACAGGAGGTTTTAAACCGTCTCCGTATGAAGTTTCGTCTGTTTCTGCTGGCTTTTCTGCTGCCGCTGGCCACCCGTGCTCAATCGACTATCTCGCAGGTGTGGGTGGCGGATCTGGGCAACGGCAGCTACAAAAACCCTGTTCTCTACGCCGACTACTCCGACCCCGATGTGGTGCGCGTGGGCCCGGATTATTACCTCACGTCGTCCAGCTTCAACAGCGCACCCGGCCTGCAAATTCTGCACTCCCGCGACCTGGTGAACTGGACAATTATCGGGGCCGCGTTCAGTCAGCAACTGCCTTTGGCGCGCTACAACCAGGCCCAGCACGGCAACGGCGTGTGGGCCCCGGCCATCCGCTACCACAAAAAGGAGTTCTACATTTATTATCCTGATCCAGACTTAGGCCTGTTCGTAACCAAGGCTAAAAACCCGGCCGGGCCCTGGAGTACGCCTATCTGCATAAAGGAAGCCCGGGGCTGGATTGACCCCTGCCCGCTCTGGGACGAGGACGGCCAAGCTTACTTGGTGCACGGCTTTGCCGGCTCGCGGGCGGGTTTTAAGAGCGTGCTGGCCGTGAGCCGGATGAGCCCCGACGGCCTGCGCTTGCTGGGCGACGAGGTGCTGGTATTCGACGGCCACGACCAGCACCCCACCATCGAGGGCCCCAAGTTCTACAAGCGCCACGGCTACTACTACATTTTCGCGCCGGGTGGGGGCGTGAGCACCGGCTGGCAGGTGGTGCTACGGTCCAAAAACGTGTTCGGCCCTTACGAAGACCGTATTGTGATGAACCAGGGCAAAACGCCCATCAACGGCCCGCACCAGGGTGCCTGGGTAGATACGCCCGATGGTAAGCAGGATTGGTTTCTGCACTTCCAAGATCAGGGCCCCTATGGTCGCGTGGTGCACCTGCAGCCGATGCAGTGGCGCAACGACTGGCCCATCATCGGCGAAGACCCAGACGGTGACGGCATGGGCCAGCCCGTTCTCACGCATCGCAAACCCGCCGTACGCGGCCCGCAGCCCCTGGCCACGCCCGCCACGTCCGACGAGTTCAGCAGCGCCGCGTTGGGGCTGCAGTGGCAGTGGCACGCCAATCCGCAGCCGGGCTGGGCGTTTCTGAACCAGAGCACGGGCACGTTGCGCGTGTACTCGGTGCCGCTGCCGGAAGGCACCAGGAACCTGTGGCCGGTGCCCAATCTGCTGCTGCAGAAGCTGCCTGCCGAGCAGTTCACAGCCACCGCCAAGCTCACCGTCACGCCCCGCATCGAAGGTGAAAAGGTCGGCCTCGTGATGATGGGCCTCGACTACGCCACGCTCACCCTGACCAACACCGGCGGCCAGCTGCAGCTAAGTCAGACGGTGTGCAAAGAGGCCGACAAACTTAGCCCGGAAGTGGCTGGTGCGCCCGTTTCCGTACCCGTGCGCCAGCCCGTGTACCTGCGTGTAGCTATGCAGCCCGGCGCGAAATGCCAGTTTAGCTATAGCCTCGACGGTCGGGCTTTCACGCCACTAGGCACCGTGTTTCAGGCCCGGGAAGGCAAGTGGATTGGCGCGAAAATGGGCCTGTTCTACACCCGTCCAAGCCAGACCAACGACGCCGGTACCGCCGACGTGGACTGGTTTCGGGTGGAGGCAGTGAAATGAGAAACCGGGGTAGAGACGCAAAATATTGCGTCTCATCGTTGCTGACGTTGTTCGAACCGTGCCTTGCCGCATCGTTCAACGACGAGACGCAAAATATTGCGTCTCTACAGCCGCGTAGAACAGCGCCGCCGTGGTTACGGTCTGGCGGCTAAATGAGCCTCCAGACTGGAGCACCTATACTACCTGCGTCAACGTGATAAGGTCCTTCGCAAGCTCAGGATGACAGTGTTTGTTTACAGCTTCACCGCTTCCAGGCGCGTTGAACTGCGCACGATCAGCTCGGTGGCAATCTGCACGGTTTCGATGGGGAGGGCGCGAAGCTTGCGCTCAATCTGGTCGATGAGGCGCTCGGCGGCTACTTGACCGATTTCCTGGGCGGGCTGCACTACGGTACTCAGTGGCGGGTCCAGCAGGTCGGCCACGTTGAGGTTGGTGAAGCCGATCAGTGACACGTCGTCGGGAATGTGCAGGTTACGCTGGCGTAGGGCCTGCAGGCAGCCCACGGCCAGGCGGTCGGAGGCCGTGAAGAAGGCGTCGGGCGGCGACTCCAGGTGCATCAACTCGTCTACCATCGGGCCCACCTCATCGGGACCGAAAGTGCCATAGCGAATCAGGGTTTCGTCGAATTCTAAGCCGTTTTGCTCCAGCGCGGCGCGGTAGCCCGCCAAGCGCTCCTGTGTGATGCTGAGCCAGGGTTGAATGGTGAGGTGGGCAATGCGGCGGCGCCCGCTTCGGATCAGGTGCTCAGTGGCGGCAAAGGCTCCACCGAAGTTATCGGCCACTACCTTAGTCACGTTCAGCTCGCTGGAAACCCGGTCGAACAGCACCAGCGGCACGTTTTTATCCAGCACGTCCTGCAGGTGCGTCACGTCGGAGGTTTCACTTGACAGCGACATAAGTAGCCCGTCCACCTTGCGCGACATGGCCTGCTGCACGTTGGCCATTTCCCGTTCGTAGCTTTCCTGGCTCTGGAAGATGATAACGTGGTAGCCGCGGTTGTAGGCAATGGCCTCGATGCCGTTGATGGCCTGCGAGAAAAAGTAGTTGGCCACCTGGGGCAGAATCACGCCGATGGCGCGGCTGGCGCTGCCCTTCAGGCTGAGCGCAATAGGGTTGGGGCGGTAGTTGAGCCGCTCGGCGCACTCCATCACCAGCCGCTTGGTTTCGGGGTTGATTTCGTAGCTGCCCCGCAGCGCCCGTGATACCGTGGAAGTGGAGATGCCCAGCTCGCGGGCAATGTCTTTGATGGTGTAAACTTCCACGGGTAAAAGCGGACTGAAGGTGAGACGAAAGGAGCAGAGCGAGTGGGTACTTACTAAAGTACAAGAACGAAGCTAGTGATTACCCACCGGCTCCGGGCCGGAAAAGTAGCGATACCGGGTGAATTTATGGAAATCAGCCTCGCAAAAACCGTTCTGGCGGTACGTTGGCAACGTTCCCGACATCGTTTGCGCAAATTATTAAGATGATATTCTTCCGAATGGAAAAGGCTTCCTGTAACCTTAATCATGTCGATTGACCACCGGCGGTTTTAAAACTACACCGGTCTTCTTCGAAAAGTTTACAACGCCTTCTGCTCATGTCGCTTGCCGCCTCCTTTGATTTAACAGGTAAAGTCGCCCTGGTAACCGGCTGCAACCGGGGTATCGGGCAGGCTATGGCGCTGGGGCTGGCCGAAGCCGGCGCCGACATCATCGGTGTATCGGCCACGCTGGCCCTGGAAGGCTCCGACACGGCGCAGCAGGTGCAGGCTTTGGGCCGGCAGTTTCACGCCTACCAGGCCGACTTCAGCCGCCGCGCCGCCGTGGATGCCTTCCTGGAACAGGTGCAGCAGGATTTCCCCCGCATCGATATTCTGATCAACAACGCCGGCACCATCCGGCGCGCCCCCGCCGCCGAGCACGCCGACGCCGACTGGGACAACGTACTAGCCATCAACCTCGACGCCCCGTTCCGGCTGGCCCGGGCTATTGGGGGCCGGATGCTGGCGCAGGGCTCGGGCAAAATCATTTTCACGGCCTCGCTGCTTACGTTTCAGGGCGGCATCAACGTGCCGGGCTACGCGGCCAGTAAGGGCGCCATCGGCTCCTTGGTGAAGGCGCTGGCTAACGAGTGGGCGGGCCGGGGCGTGAACGTGAATG containing:
- a CDS encoding LacI family DNA-binding transcriptional regulator, which produces MEVYTIKDIARELGISTSTVSRALRGSYEINPETKRLVMECAERLNYRPNPIALSLKGSASRAIGVILPQVANYFFSQAINGIEAIAYNRGYHVIIFQSQESYEREMANVQQAMSRKVDGLLMSLSSETSDVTHLQDVLDKNVPLVLFDRVSSELNVTKVVADNFGGAFAATEHLIRSGRRRIAHLTIQPWLSITQERLAGYRAALEQNGLEFDETLIRYGTFGPDEVGPMVDELMHLESPPDAFFTASDRLAVGCLQALRQRNLHIPDDVSLIGFTNLNVADLLDPPLSTVVQPAQEIGQVAAERLIDQIERKLRALPIETVQIATELIVRSSTRLEAVKL
- a CDS encoding glycoside hydrolase family 43 protein, with protein sequence MKFRLFLLAFLLPLATRAQSTISQVWVADLGNGSYKNPVLYADYSDPDVVRVGPDYYLTSSSFNSAPGLQILHSRDLVNWTIIGAAFSQQLPLARYNQAQHGNGVWAPAIRYHKKEFYIYYPDPDLGLFVTKAKNPAGPWSTPICIKEARGWIDPCPLWDEDGQAYLVHGFAGSRAGFKSVLAVSRMSPDGLRLLGDEVLVFDGHDQHPTIEGPKFYKRHGYYYIFAPGGGVSTGWQVVLRSKNVFGPYEDRIVMNQGKTPINGPHQGAWVDTPDGKQDWFLHFQDQGPYGRVVHLQPMQWRNDWPIIGEDPDGDGMGQPVLTHRKPAVRGPQPLATPATSDEFSSAALGLQWQWHANPQPGWAFLNQSTGTLRVYSVPLPEGTRNLWPVPNLLLQKLPAEQFTATAKLTVTPRIEGEKVGLVMMGLDYATLTLTNTGGQLQLSQTVCKEADKLSPEVAGAPVSVPVRQPVYLRVAMQPGAKCQFSYSLDGRAFTPLGTVFQAREGKWIGAKMGLFYTRPSQTNDAGTADVDWFRVEAVK
- the kduD gene encoding 2-dehydro-3-deoxy-D-gluconate 5-dehydrogenase KduD, with the translated sequence MSLAASFDLTGKVALVTGCNRGIGQAMALGLAEAGADIIGVSATLALEGSDTAQQVQALGRQFHAYQADFSRRAAVDAFLEQVQQDFPRIDILINNAGTIRRAPAAEHADADWDNVLAINLDAPFRLARAIGGRMLAQGSGKIIFTASLLTFQGGINVPGYAASKGAIGSLVKALANEWAGRGVNVNAIAPGYIATDNTEALRQDLERSSSILGRIPAGRWGQPDDFKGPTVFLASEAASYVHGTILTVDGGWMGR